The Parambassis ranga chromosome 4, fParRan2.1, whole genome shotgun sequence genome includes the window AGACGCTCTGAATAGCACATGActgacattgtgtttgtttgtgtcagttTAAGGAAGCTACAATTACTCACCGAGAAACCTCAGAGTCAGTGCTCCTCTAGGCTGAGAGGTACTTCCATGTGCTGACGAAGGCAGTGGGAATGAGCGAGTAGGGCACACTGGTCACACTGTCCCAGGAGTCTGATGATGGATCGTAACAGTCTAGCGTCTTACACCTCTGCGCCCCAAAGTACCCTCCAACCACATACAGTTTGTTTCCCGACGCCACTGCGTGACAGCTGATCCTCTTGGCTGTTACATCGCCAAACTTTGACCACTGGTACGTCTCACTGTTGAACCGATATGCAGAGCTGGCTGAAAATTCAGTGTCCCCTCCAATCACCACGACATGGTTGCCAACCACAGCCGCCGCAGTGTATCGCCACAGCTGTGGACAGGCAGCTGGTACTGACCACCGGTTCTGACAGGGGTCAAAGCACTGCACCTTGGGGTATTTGTCTCTGTTCACACTGGTGCCCCCAAAGGCGAACAGTTTGTTTTTGGCACCGACGACAGCAGCGTTGCTCACCCCTTCTCGGAGTGGAGCTACCAGGGTCCATTTATTGGTCTGAGGGTCGTACTGTTCCACCTGTTTGAGGGAGACAGACGGAGATGCAGGGAAGGATCCTGCGAGAGAAGTGTGTCCTCCCACAACATACAGCATGTGGTCAAGCTCTGCAGAACCGTGTCCAAATCTGGCCACCAACATCGGCGCTGCTTTGGACCACTCATCGTGTAATGTGTCGTAGACCCAGACATCTTTGGAGGCTCCATTCTCAGAGCCACGCCCTCCAGTAACATAAACCTGAGACACAAGGGCAGAAGTTACAATCTGGGGTCATCCtcagcatgtttaaaaaaacagcacaagttTAAAAACAGATGGCATACATACCTTACAACCGATAGCACAAGCACTGCACTCCTTCCTGGGGCTGGGGATGTCTGTTTTCGGAGTGATTTCCTTGGTCTTATTATCAATCATGTAGACTTTATCACACATAAAGGTCTgtcctcccagcagcagcagggcctgGCTCACTTTTCTTGGCCGTGCACAGAACCCTGTTACAATGCCATCGTTCTGGAGGATCCTCATCTTACACCGCACGGCGTCTTCAACGATCTCTCTGCCCACCTTGTGGCACATCACCAGCTCCTCCGAGGCGACGTTCTTTAGCAGGTACGACTCTGGCAGCAGTGCCAGGCGGACGCAGCGCAACAGCTCAGGCAGCTCACTGTGCCTCCGCTCCATGTCTGCCTTCACCCAGTCAATAACAGCCTCGTACACAAGGCTctcatcctccacctccagctcctcacTCAGGATCAGCTCCTGGACTTTGTCTCTGGGCAGGCTGAGGAAGTCTTCTGTCCTAAAGAGAGTGGCAAAGTTTGCCAGGCACATCCTCCAGGACAGCTCGTATAGTCTCTGGCACTGGTGGGCGTCTGACAACAGCATCATCCCCAGACAGTTAGACTGGTGGAGGTTCTTTTCTAGAAACTCTGCTGCTGCGTCTCTGATGTCGTGGAACTGAAGCATGTCTCCAGCCTCGAGGAGCGACTCTGCATTTTCCTCATTGATGATGACACGGGCCGAGTAGGCGTAGTCGAGCAACAGCTCCAGGACCTCCGGATGAAGAGAGTCGTGGAAGTTGACATCTGCATCGCGGCTCTCCCTGAGCCCGCCGCTGAACATGGCTTCAAAATAGCGGCTGCAGGAGGCCAGGACGGCCCGGTGACACGGGAAGGAGCGGTTGCCAGCCTTCAGCACGACATCTGTGAAGACTTTTCTCTTACGCAACAAGTTGAGTTGCGTCAACAGGCTGTCGGCATGAGACGTCTTGTGGAATAGCTGGATATTCATGGAGCCGGAGCTGGAGCGAGACTTTCTGTTTTCGTGGTTGCTGACAGACATCttgaaaacaagaagagaagttACTTAAACAGGtggacagggagagagggacATCATAAATATCACACTAGCTCCTTTGATGTGAACAAACCCCTCCCATTTTATGATTGAACAAAAATCAATGTGGATGAATGGCccaacagagaaataaaacataTCAGCAACGGAAATGGACTTCAGACTTGGGAGAGAGATGAAAGAGGATCTGATATGAAGCGCTCCCACCAGAACAACAGTCTGTGTACGCAGAGATTTACACGATGAAAACATTCATCAGTGTCAAATGTGAGATAACAAATGAGCCACATTAGGACAATCTTTCAGCAGTGAGGtaaagaaggagcaacacctgGGTGTGTTGTCCTGTATCAAACAGCTTTCCACCCCTATAAACATTTCAGGGCTGTGAGTCACCTCACAGCAGAGCCAATAAATTCCTGCCAGCCTGTTCTGTTCCTCAGCTGGCTCACATACAAGATGGTGCCAAAGGCAAAGCTTTCAAGCCCACATATGATGTGACACCTCAGACCAGCTCCTTAAAGATA containing:
- the enc3 gene encoding ectodermal-neural cortex 3 — translated: MSVSNHENRKSRSSSGSMNIQLFHKTSHADSLLTQLNLLRKRKVFTDVVLKAGNRSFPCHRAVLASCSRYFEAMFSGGLRESRDADVNFHDSLHPEVLELLLDYAYSARVIINEENAESLLEAGDMLQFHDIRDAAAEFLEKNLHQSNCLGMMLLSDAHQCQRLYELSWRMCLANFATLFRTEDFLSLPRDKVQELILSEELEVEDESLVYEAVIDWVKADMERRHSELPELLRCVRLALLPESYLLKNVASEELVMCHKVGREIVEDAVRCKMRILQNDGIVTGFCARPRKVSQALLLLGGQTFMCDKVYMIDNKTKEITPKTDIPSPRKECSACAIGCKVYVTGGRGSENGASKDVWVYDTLHDEWSKAAPMLVARFGHGSAELDHMLYVVGGHTSLAGSFPASPSVSLKQVEQYDPQTNKWTLVAPLREGVSNAAVVGAKNKLFAFGGTSVNRDKYPKVQCFDPCQNRWSVPAACPQLWRYTAAAVVGNHVVVIGGDTEFSASSAYRFNSETYQWSKFGDVTAKRISCHAVASGNKLYVVGGYFGAQRCKTLDCYDPSSDSWDSVTSVPYSLIPTAFVSTWKYLSA